Proteins encoded within one genomic window of Mycolicibacterium monacense:
- a CDS encoding DMT family transporter: MVGHGFAVFFALLAAIFMAIGIVVRQRATMDVPPEKGVSTVMLMTLLRRPVWWAGTGAAVAGFVFQALALGYGSLLLVQPVLVSALLFALPLSARLAGRRVTRGEWLWALLLTAALTVFVALAKSSAGDYDIPVALTVIVVAVCLGVVLACVLIAIRATNWRRAVMLAAAVGVLFGLVAVLTKIVMHMITEGHVRTALTTPALYLLVLLGVGATLLQQSAFHAGSLQTSVPTMLVLEPVIAVVLGAIVLNEHMQISGLEPIALAAAAAAMIAATVALGRDEGAYEEKLEAELAERVG; encoded by the coding sequence TTGGTCGGCCATGGGTTCGCGGTGTTCTTCGCCTTGCTTGCGGCGATCTTCATGGCGATCGGCATCGTCGTCCGTCAGCGCGCCACCATGGACGTGCCGCCCGAGAAGGGCGTCAGCACGGTCATGCTGATGACGCTGCTGCGTCGGCCGGTGTGGTGGGCGGGCACCGGCGCCGCGGTCGCCGGATTCGTCTTTCAGGCACTCGCCCTCGGATACGGGTCTCTGCTCCTGGTGCAGCCGGTGCTGGTCTCCGCACTGCTGTTCGCCCTGCCGTTGAGCGCACGCCTCGCCGGTCGTCGCGTGACCCGGGGGGAGTGGCTGTGGGCGCTGTTGCTGACAGCCGCGCTGACCGTGTTCGTCGCGTTGGCCAAGTCCAGCGCCGGTGACTACGACATCCCGGTCGCGCTGACGGTGATCGTGGTCGCGGTCTGCCTGGGCGTCGTGCTGGCCTGCGTGCTGATCGCGATCCGCGCCACCAACTGGCGGCGGGCGGTGATGCTCGCGGCGGCGGTCGGGGTGTTGTTCGGATTGGTCGCGGTGCTGACCAAGATCGTCATGCACATGATCACCGAGGGCCACGTGCGCACCGCGTTGACCACCCCCGCCCTGTACCTGCTCGTACTGCTCGGCGTCGGGGCGACGCTGCTGCAGCAGTCGGCGTTCCACGCCGGGTCGCTGCAGACGTCGGTGCCGACGATGCTGGTGCTCGAACCCGTGATCGCCGTCGTCCTGGGCGCCATCGTCCTCAACGAGCACATGCAGATCAGCGGACTGGAACCGATCGCGCTGGCCGCCGCCGCAGCGGCCATGATCGCCGCGACGGTCGCGCTCGGCCGCGACGAGGGGGCCTACGAGGAGAAGCTGGAAGCCGAACTGGCCGAACGGGTGGGGTGA